Genomic DNA from Desulfonatronum thioautotrophicum:
CCCGACACTTGCCCAGGAGCCAATCGATCATGGATACCGAGCCTAAAATCTCCGCCAAAAAAACCATTTTTTACGTCATGCTCCTCCTGGCCCTGCTTCCGTACCTGGGAGTGATGGGCGCATTCTGGTTCATCCTCAACGAGACAGCCGCCACACCGCCCTCCGGGGCGCTGCAGCTCGGCCTGCTGACCCTGATCGTCCTCGGCATGGCCTGCATCGGCACGGCCGCCTTTCTCCTGTACAAGGCCCTGGACAACGGCGCCCTGTCCCAACCCATGCCCAAGATGAACGAGCAGTTCATCGAGGCCGGGAAAATGGCCTCCATCGGGGAACTGGCCGCGGGCATCGCGCATGAGATCAACAACCCCGTGGCGATCATGGTCGAGGAAGCCGGATGGATGAACGATCTTCTGGAAGAGGACGAAGCCCTATTGAATTCTCCCAACCTGGCGGAATTCAAACGGGCCTTGGACCAGATCCGCACCCAGGGCGCCCGGTGCCGGGAAATCACCCACAAGATGCTGCGGTTTGCCCGCAAATCCGACCTGCGCATCCAGGAGGTGCCTCTCAACCCCCTGATCCAGGAAGTCGTGGCCCTTTCGGACAAGCGGGCCCGCTATTCGGGCTGCACGGTCATCCTGGAACTGGATCCCGACCTGCCCTCGGTGGCCGCCTCCGCCTCGGAAATGCAGCAGATTATCCTCAACCTGATCAACAACGCCCTGGACGCCATGGAGGAAAAAGGGGGCACGCTGACCATAACGACGCGCAGGACCGACGACATGGCCGAAATCGCCCTGGCGGACACCGGCGAGGGCATCCCCAAGGCCAATCTGACCCGCATCTTCGACCCCTTCTACACCACCAAGCCGGTGGGCAAGGGAACCGGGCTGGGCCTGTCCATCTGCTATACAATCATCAAGAACATGGGCGGGGACATCCTGGTTCAAAGCCAAGTGGACCACGGAACGACCTTCACCATCCGTCTACCCATCGGCCAACCTGAGTCTACGACACCGCCAACCGTTCCATGACGGTTCAGGTTTTTTCGCGAGTGTGACGCAATCCATCGCCCACTACCGAAAAACTGCCATCCGTCCGTTGGCCAGGACTTCTTCAGCCATTGACCCAAAACCCATTGCCCGTTCATACTCACGAGCCTACGCTGCATATCATAATACCATGAACCAGACCCGGCATATTGTCGATCACCGTCACCTTTTTTATCGAAATCAAAATCGCGATCGAATATAGATCGACAACACCAAGAATACTGAAGTTTCACGGTTTTCGAGAAATCATGGCCGATGGGTAGGGCGTTTAGAAGTATTTTTTTGCCGTTTGCTTTGGTGGAAAAAAATGAGGGCAACCGGCATGAAAAATCATGGGTGAAAACTTTCAGGGTAGTGCCCGTCGGAACATGAAAAACATCAACCAATTTCGGTCACCTGAAAAAACCGTGAAACTTCAGCAAGAATAATGACGGCATCACAAAATGAAGCACTGTATTTTTTTGTTCCGATTTCGATACCGATTTCGATTTGGACTTTGGTGAGAAAAGAATTGTCCTGAACCACCGGAGGTTCCCCATGGCACTGGCAAACGTACTGCTCGTCGATGACGAGGTCCCTTTCGTGGAAACCATGGTCAAGCGCCTGTCCCGTCGCGACCTGCACGTCCTCACGGCCCACGGCGGCCAGGAGGCCCTGGATCTGCTGGACCGGACGCCCAATGTGGATGTGGTCGTGCTGGATGTGAAAATGCCCGGCATGGACGGCATCGAGACCCTCAAACAGATCAAGAACCATTTCCCCCTGGTGGAGGTGATCATGCTCACCGGCCACGGAACCGTGGAATCAGCCATCGACGGCATGAAGCTTGGCGCCTTCGACTTTCTGATGAAACCCGCGGAGTTCGACAACCTCGTGGAAAAGGTGGCCCAGGCGGAAAAGGTCAAGCGCGACCGGGAGGAAAAAATCCGCGAAGCCGAAGCCAAGGCGGTCTTTTACCGAATGGGAGCCTAGGCCATGACCGCCACCGTCGAGACGACCAAACCCATCAGGCTGTTGCTGGTGGACGACGAACAGGGCTTTGTGGACATTCTGTCCAAGCGGTTGAAACGCCGCGACATCGACGTGACCAGCGTCCTTTCAGGAGCGGACGGGATTCAGGCCTTGCGGGGCAGTTCCTTCGACATCGCCTTGCTGGATCTGAAAATGGAAGGCATGGACGGTATTGCGGTGCTCAAGGTGTTCAAGGTCATGGCCCCGGAAATGCCTGTAATCATCCTCACGGGTCACGGCTCAGAGGAAGCAGCGCGGGATGGTCTGACTCTCGGCGCTGCAGACTACCTGATGAAGCCCTGCGACCTGGACGAACTGATCCGCAAAATCACCCATGCCCTGGCCGACTCCAGAAGGGCTGCCGGATGAACAGTGCTTCCGTGCTGGTGGTGGAGCACGACGATGAACTCCGCGACGCCTTGGTCAAACGGCTGTCCCGCCGCGGGATGACTGTTCGGGATGCCTATTCAGACCAGGAAGCCATGGCTGCGCTGCGGGATCAGCCTGCCGATGTAATCCTGTTGGATATGGAGCTGCCTGAACGCAATGGGCTGTTTACCCTGCGGGACATCAAGCAGGAATTCCCGAAAAGCATTGTGCTCCTGCTTGCCCAATATGCTACCCTGGAATCCGCCCTGGAGGGCATGCTGCTGGGGGCGACGGATTACCTGCTCAAACCCTGCATGGCGGATGAAATCATGATCAGAATACAGGAAGCCCTGCATGACGCTTCCGCGGCCTGATCCCAGCACCTGAGTGAACCACGACAACGAATTTCCATGCCCAGCCATTTCGACACATTGCGCCGAACATTCATTTCGCTTTTCCGCTCCAAACCGGAAGTCAACGTC
This window encodes:
- a CDS encoding sensor histidine kinase, with translation MDTEPKISAKKTIFYVMLLLALLPYLGVMGAFWFILNETAATPPSGALQLGLLTLIVLGMACIGTAAFLLYKALDNGALSQPMPKMNEQFIEAGKMASIGELAAGIAHEINNPVAIMVEEAGWMNDLLEEDEALLNSPNLAEFKRALDQIRTQGARCREITHKMLRFARKSDLRIQEVPLNPLIQEVVALSDKRARYSGCTVILELDPDLPSVAASASEMQQIILNLINNALDAMEEKGGTLTITTRRTDDMAEIALADTGEGIPKANLTRIFDPFYTTKPVGKGTGLGLSICYTIIKNMGGDILVQSQVDHGTTFTIRLPIGQPESTTPPTVP
- a CDS encoding response regulator, whose amino-acid sequence is MALANVLLVDDEVPFVETMVKRLSRRDLHVLTAHGGQEALDLLDRTPNVDVVVLDVKMPGMDGIETLKQIKNHFPLVEVIMLTGHGTVESAIDGMKLGAFDFLMKPAEFDNLVEKVAQAEKVKRDREEKIREAEAKAVFYRMGA
- a CDS encoding response regulator — protein: MTATVETTKPIRLLLVDDEQGFVDILSKRLKRRDIDVTSVLSGADGIQALRGSSFDIALLDLKMEGMDGIAVLKVFKVMAPEMPVIILTGHGSEEAARDGLTLGAADYLMKPCDLDELIRKITHALADSRRAAG
- a CDS encoding response regulator, encoding MNSASVLVVEHDDELRDALVKRLSRRGMTVRDAYSDQEAMAALRDQPADVILLDMELPERNGLFTLRDIKQEFPKSIVLLLAQYATLESALEGMLLGATDYLLKPCMADEIMIRIQEALHDASAA